One part of the Segnochrobactrum spirostomi genome encodes these proteins:
- a CDS encoding DUF4142 domain-containing protein, with the protein MKTARITAAALVVPAFLSLAPVPAAFAQSQPPAMDPTNPSGATQPMDSEGKAPDVVPRAPAGQMPSPGQQVMNPATSNPTRATTDLKTFVDKAAISGVYEIATAEVALKRATNPEIKAFAQAMITDHTRLSRSLARAARRADPSIVIPAGLDAAHAQELKRLQGMKKGAAFDRAYVMGQLLAHQEAVGLFGTYAKQNRGTPLATFARQALPVLQTHLAHVTALSEQMVQ; encoded by the coding sequence ATGAAGACAGCGCGCATCACCGCCGCGGCCCTCGTCGTTCCTGCCTTCCTGTCGCTCGCGCCGGTTCCCGCGGCATTCGCACAAAGCCAGCCGCCGGCCATGGATCCCACCAATCCGTCCGGGGCGACCCAGCCGATGGATTCCGAGGGCAAGGCGCCGGATGTCGTGCCCCGTGCGCCGGCCGGCCAGATGCCCTCGCCCGGCCAGCAGGTGATGAACCCGGCGACTTCGAACCCGACCCGGGCGACGACGGATCTCAAGACCTTCGTCGACAAGGCGGCGATCTCCGGTGTCTACGAGATCGCCACCGCCGAGGTCGCGCTGAAGCGTGCCACCAATCCCGAGATCAAGGCGTTCGCCCAGGCGATGATCACCGATCACACGCGCCTGTCGCGCAGCCTCGCCCGCGCCGCCCGCCGCGCCGATCCCTCGATCGTCATCCCGGCCGGGCTGGACGCCGCCCACGCCCAGGAGCTGAAGCGACTTCAGGGCATGAAGAAGGGCGCCGCCTTCGACCGCGCCTATGTGATGGGCCAGCTTCTCGCCCATCAGGAGGCGGTCGGCCTGTTCGGCACCTATGCGAAGCAGAACCGCGGCACACCGCTCGCGACCTTCGCGCGTCAGGCGCTGCCGGTTCTGCAGACCCATCTCGCCCACGTCACCGCTCTCTCCGAGCAGATGGTCCAATAA
- a CDS encoding taurine ABC transporter substrate-binding protein produces MRTLLRRALVGLTLALPLSAAHAADAKKVVVAYQTGAVPYVAGIANGDLARKTGWNIEFRRFHSGADIFAAIASGDVQIGDVGSSPFSAAVSRGLDVQAVYITGASGDDEALVVRNDIKSPADLKGKKLAAAPVSTDHYQLLAVLKQEGISEKDAQVIAIPQPEIVAAWKRGDIDGAFVWDPALSELKKDGHVLLTSKQVAERGAPTFGALVVTTKFAEANPDFVAKYVSLVDGYYTSFRTDPAAWGPDSENAKLIAGLQGGTPAENAARLKDANVIPLATQLTSAWLVGGDDSGVAKVLKDTAAFLKDQRKITAIKASYGPFVAPQYAEAAAKLN; encoded by the coding sequence ATGCGCACGCTTCTCCGACGGGCCCTCGTCGGCCTGACCCTCGCCCTCCCCCTTTCCGCCGCCCACGCGGCGGACGCCAAGAAGGTGGTCGTCGCCTATCAGACCGGCGCCGTGCCCTACGTGGCCGGCATCGCGAACGGCGATCTCGCCCGCAAGACGGGGTGGAACATCGAGTTCCGCCGCTTCCACTCGGGCGCCGACATCTTCGCCGCGATCGCCTCCGGCGATGTGCAGATCGGCGACGTCGGCTCGAGCCCGTTCTCGGCCGCGGTGAGCCGCGGGCTCGACGTGCAGGCGGTCTACATCACCGGCGCGTCCGGCGACGACGAGGCGCTGGTGGTGCGCAACGACATCAAGTCGCCGGCGGACCTGAAGGGCAAGAAGCTCGCCGCGGCGCCGGTCTCGACCGACCATTACCAGCTTCTCGCCGTCCTCAAGCAGGAGGGGATCTCCGAGAAGGACGCCCAGGTCATCGCCATCCCGCAGCCCGAGATCGTGGCCGCGTGGAAGCGCGGCGACATCGACGGCGCCTTCGTCTGGGATCCCGCTCTGTCCGAGCTCAAGAAGGACGGCCACGTTCTCCTGACCTCCAAGCAAGTCGCCGAGCGCGGGGCCCCGACCTTCGGCGCCCTCGTGGTGACGACGAAGTTCGCCGAGGCGAACCCCGATTTCGTCGCCAAATATGTGAGCCTGGTCGACGGCTACTACACCTCGTTCCGCACCGACCCCGCCGCCTGGGGACCGGATTCGGAGAACGCCAAGCTGATCGCCGGCCTCCAGGGCGGCACCCCGGCCGAAAACGCGGCCCGGCTCAAGGACGCCAACGTCATTCCGCTGGCGACCCAGCTCACCTCGGCCTGGCTCGTCGGCGGCGACGACAGCGGCGTCGCCAAGGTGCTGAAGGACACCGCGGCCTTCCTCAAGGACCAGCGCAAGATCACCGCGATCAAGGCGAGCTACGGCCCGTTCGTCGCGCCGCAATATGCCGAAGCGGCCGCCAAGCTGAACTGA
- the phoU gene encoding phosphate signaling complex protein PhoU, which translates to MEREHLVKAFDEELRTVTDRVVEMGARVERLFDAAVDALVDGDINRASNLVIEDAQIDALDAEVEEAAIHVIARRQPVAADLREIFSAVRIAADLERVGDLSKNIAKRAVLLGHDRPKPGTTTVLEDMAVFAKKQLHDVIDAYINGDSVKAEAVLNGDVELDTYYSACFRQLITYMMEDTRSITSCAHLLHVAKSVERVGDHATNIAEYVLFRVKGEIPRGRPKGADLEDVLARDLGKGA; encoded by the coding sequence ATGGAGCGCGAACATCTCGTCAAGGCCTTCGACGAAGAGCTGCGGACCGTGACCGACCGGGTGGTCGAGATGGGCGCGCGGGTCGAGCGGCTGTTCGATGCCGCCGTGGACGCCTTGGTCGACGGCGACATCAATCGGGCCTCCAACCTCGTGATCGAGGATGCCCAGATCGACGCCCTCGACGCGGAAGTGGAAGAGGCCGCGATCCACGTAATCGCCCGGCGCCAGCCGGTCGCGGCGGATCTGCGCGAGATCTTTTCGGCGGTGCGCATCGCGGCCGATCTCGAGCGCGTCGGCGATCTTTCGAAGAATATCGCCAAGCGCGCCGTGCTGCTCGGCCACGACCGGCCGAAGCCGGGCACCACGACCGTGCTCGAAGACATGGCCGTGTTCGCCAAGAAGCAGCTTCATGACGTGATCGACGCCTACATCAACGGCGACAGCGTGAAGGCGGAGGCCGTGCTCAACGGCGACGTCGAGCTCGACACCTATTATTCGGCCTGCTTCCGTCAGCTCATCACCTACATGATGGAAGACACCCGCTCGATCACGAGCTGCGCCCACCTCCTGCACGTGGCGAAGAGCGTCGAGCGCGTCGGCGACCACGCCACCAACATCGCCGAATATGTGCTGTTCCGGGTGAAGGGCGAGATCCCGCGCGGCCGCCCGAAGGGCGCCGATCTCGAGGACGTGCTCGCCCGCGATCTCGGCAAGGGCGCCTGA
- a CDS encoding Pls/PosA family non-ribosomal peptide synthetase, protein MNKLSVLRETAMLAGAYAPDLVRDELLPEIFSATASRVPNKVALRFAGETWTFAELDALSDRMAAELAAAGVAPGTFVGLFVERSPFLLAAVLGILKAGGAFLPFDPKAPVDRIETSLSDCAAVALVVDRARMEATDGLAVRRVSLESLVAAPMPRIVVSPRDRGLDRDHPAYVIYTSGSTGRPKGIAVAHRNICHFARSENVVLGVTEGDVVWNGFSPAFDMSLEEVWTAWLVGATVVVASPEEHAALDRLPEILAEKGITVLHAVPSLVATFEHDVPSIRVLNVGGEACPPSVVERWWRPNRRILNTYGPTETTVTATAAELRPGLPITIGVPLPNYTAYILDDALNPVAPGEVGELCIGGPGVSLGYVGRPDLTAEKFVPNPFGGTATGDPMIYRTGDHASVDETGAIVFHGRIDDQVKLRGYRIELGEIEAELSRCDELAGAAVALKKDAAGTDQLVAYVLPRAGVAIDPAALRARLAAKLPAYMVPNLYKTLDALPRLPNGKMNRKALPEIGDLSAVGDDREIVAPRTETERALVEAIGRLIPGRPASVTDDFFTDLGGHSLLAARFVSDLRREAAFRAVALQDLYAGRTLEGIAARIDAARPAQAAAAAAAPARAFSAVPRLRFLVCGAMQFVGLLFIYGLFAAQILVPFLTYSFVSEEVEGIAIPALAALAVFTIVPPLTILLSIAAKWIFIGRYKPGEYPVWGAYYMRWWFVSRLLEIVPTNYLSGTPIYNIYHRLLGARIGRDCYLGTLDIGAADLVSIGDHSSFGNGVVLQNAVVEDGLLKIGRCDVGAHAYVGSNAVVGRDARVGDWSELGDLGALADGGAIPAGEAWIGSPAHFKAKVDRTAVGEPDPVSRPAAIAYGFAFALLVLLFPLVALIPALPIIVTLDTLDAAVPNGDFSYLVLTPVLSLLYIVLVALEIVVLRWVVLPRVKEGVYRTASVFYMRKWFVDQMMDLSLGVLHTLYASLYLAPWYRALGVKLGKRAEVSTASSVTHDLLEIGDESFVADAVTLGDAQIRHGRLTLKRTRIGTRTFIGNGALVPDGTDVPDGVLIGCLSVPPEDTARMREGTTWFGIPSEELPTRQTFGGYKADLTFRPTPWRIAGRLAVEFVRIVLPGAVTLACTMFLISATYEMYDDYGAGVSALSFAPFYLAIFGVPVFAVTVLVKWLFVGRYQSGEHPMWTPFVWRSEAVTSIYESLAVPYFLGALRGTPFLSPCMRLLGVKVGKQVFWDTTDITEFDVVSIGDNAALNEDCGPQTHLFEDRVMKIGPVEIGAHAVIGARSIVLYGARIEEGARLGASSLAMKGETLPAGTAWAGSPAQAV, encoded by the coding sequence ATGAATAAGCTTTCAGTTCTGCGTGAAACGGCGATGCTCGCGGGTGCCTACGCGCCGGATCTCGTGCGCGACGAGCTCCTGCCGGAGATCTTCTCCGCCACCGCGTCCCGGGTGCCCAACAAGGTGGCGCTGCGGTTCGCCGGCGAGACCTGGACCTTCGCCGAGCTCGACGCCCTGTCCGACAGGATGGCGGCGGAGCTCGCGGCGGCCGGCGTCGCCCCCGGCACCTTCGTCGGCCTCTTCGTGGAGCGCTCGCCGTTCCTCCTCGCCGCGGTGCTCGGCATCCTCAAGGCGGGGGGCGCCTTCCTGCCCTTCGATCCCAAGGCCCCGGTCGACCGCATCGAGACGAGCCTCTCCGACTGCGCCGCGGTCGCCCTCGTGGTCGATCGCGCGCGGATGGAGGCGACCGACGGCCTTGCGGTCCGACGGGTCTCCCTCGAATCCCTCGTCGCCGCTCCGATGCCCCGCATCGTCGTGTCCCCCCGCGACCGCGGCCTCGACCGCGACCATCCGGCCTATGTGATCTACACCTCCGGCTCGACCGGCCGGCCGAAGGGCATCGCGGTCGCCCATCGCAACATCTGCCATTTCGCCCGCTCGGAGAACGTCGTGCTCGGCGTGACCGAGGGCGACGTGGTGTGGAACGGCTTCTCCCCCGCCTTCGACATGTCGCTCGAAGAGGTGTGGACGGCCTGGCTCGTCGGCGCGACGGTCGTGGTCGCGAGCCCGGAGGAGCATGCCGCGCTCGATCGGCTGCCGGAGATCCTCGCCGAGAAGGGCATCACCGTTCTCCACGCGGTGCCGAGCCTCGTCGCGACCTTCGAGCACGACGTGCCTTCGATCCGCGTCCTCAATGTCGGCGGCGAGGCGTGCCCACCCTCGGTCGTCGAGCGCTGGTGGCGGCCGAACCGTCGCATCCTCAACACCTACGGCCCGACCGAGACCACCGTCACGGCGACGGCGGCCGAGCTGCGTCCGGGCCTGCCGATCACCATCGGCGTGCCGCTGCCGAACTACACCGCCTATATCCTCGACGACGCCCTCAACCCGGTCGCCCCGGGCGAGGTCGGCGAATTGTGCATCGGGGGACCGGGCGTCTCGCTCGGCTATGTCGGCCGTCCCGATCTCACCGCCGAGAAGTTCGTGCCGAACCCGTTCGGCGGCACGGCGACCGGCGATCCCATGATCTACCGCACCGGCGACCACGCCAGCGTGGACGAGACCGGTGCGATCGTGTTCCACGGCCGCATCGACGACCAGGTCAAGCTGCGCGGCTACCGCATCGAGCTCGGCGAGATCGAGGCCGAGCTGTCGCGCTGCGACGAGCTCGCCGGCGCCGCGGTCGCGCTGAAGAAGGACGCCGCGGGCACCGACCAGCTCGTCGCCTATGTGCTGCCCCGCGCCGGCGTCGCGATCGATCCGGCCGCGCTGCGCGCCCGGCTCGCCGCGAAGCTGCCGGCCTACATGGTGCCGAACCTCTACAAGACGCTCGATGCCCTGCCGCGCCTGCCGAACGGCAAGATGAATCGCAAGGCGCTGCCGGAGATCGGCGATCTCTCGGCGGTCGGCGACGACCGCGAGATCGTGGCGCCGCGCACCGAGACCGAGCGGGCCCTCGTCGAGGCAATCGGCCGCCTCATCCCCGGCCGCCCGGCGAGCGTGACGGACGACTTCTTCACCGATCTCGGCGGCCACTCCCTGCTCGCCGCCCGCTTCGTCTCGGACCTGCGCCGCGAGGCCGCCTTCCGCGCGGTCGCGCTGCAGGATCTCTATGCCGGCCGCACCCTCGAAGGCATCGCCGCGCGCATCGACGCCGCCCGCCCGGCGCAGGCCGCGGCCGCCGCTGCGGCTCCCGCCCGCGCCTTCTCCGCGGTGCCGCGCCTGCGCTTCCTCGTCTGCGGGGCGATGCAGTTCGTCGGCCTGCTTTTCATTTACGGCCTGTTCGCCGCGCAGATCCTGGTCCCCTTCCTGACCTATTCCTTCGTCTCGGAGGAGGTCGAGGGCATCGCGATCCCCGCGCTCGCCGCGCTCGCGGTCTTCACGATCGTGCCGCCGCTGACGATCCTTTTGTCGATCGCGGCGAAGTGGATCTTCATCGGTCGCTACAAGCCCGGCGAATATCCGGTCTGGGGCGCCTATTATATGCGCTGGTGGTTCGTCTCGCGGCTCCTCGAGATCGTGCCGACCAACTACCTGTCGGGCACCCCGATCTACAACATCTACCATCGCCTGCTCGGTGCCCGCATCGGTCGCGACTGCTATCTCGGCACGCTCGACATCGGCGCCGCCGACCTCGTGTCGATCGGCGATCATTCGAGCTTCGGCAACGGCGTGGTGCTGCAGAACGCGGTCGTCGAGGACGGTCTCCTGAAGATCGGCCGCTGCGATGTCGGCGCGCATGCTTATGTCGGTTCGAACGCCGTCGTCGGCCGCGATGCGCGCGTCGGTGATTGGAGCGAGCTCGGCGATCTCGGCGCGCTCGCCGATGGGGGCGCGATCCCCGCGGGCGAAGCCTGGATCGGCTCTCCCGCCCACTTCAAGGCCAAGGTCGACCGGACCGCGGTCGGCGAGCCGGATCCGGTGTCGCGCCCGGCTGCGATCGCCTATGGGTTCGCCTTCGCGCTGCTGGTTCTGCTCTTCCCGCTCGTCGCCCTGATCCCGGCGCTGCCGATCATCGTCACCCTCGATACGCTCGATGCGGCGGTGCCGAACGGTGACTTCAGCTATCTCGTCCTCACGCCTGTTCTGTCGCTGCTCTACATTGTGCTCGTCGCGCTCGAGATCGTCGTGCTGCGCTGGGTTGTTCTGCCGCGGGTGAAGGAGGGCGTCTATCGCACCGCGAGCGTGTTCTACATGCGCAAGTGGTTCGTCGATCAGATGATGGACCTCTCGCTCGGCGTGCTGCACACGCTCTATGCCTCGCTCTATCTCGCGCCGTGGTACCGCGCGCTCGGGGTGAAGCTCGGCAAGCGGGCCGAGGTCTCGACCGCCTCGTCGGTGACCCACGATCTGCTCGAGATCGGCGACGAGAGCTTCGTCGCCGACGCCGTGACCCTCGGCGACGCCCAGATCCGCCACGGCCGCCTGACCCTGAAGCGGACCCGCATCGGCACCCGCACCTTCATCGGCAACGGTGCCCTGGTGCCCGACGGCACCGACGTGCCGGACGGCGTCCTGATCGGCTGCCTCTCGGTGCCGCCCGAGGACACGGCCCGCATGCGCGAGGGCACGACCTGGTTCGGCATCCCGAGCGAGGAATTGCCGACCCGGCAGACTTTCGGCGGCTACAAGGCGGACCTGACCTTCCGCCCGACCCCCTGGCGCATCGCCGGTCGTCTCGCCGTGGAGTTCGTGCGCATCGTGCTGCCCGGCGCGGTCACCCTCGCCTGCACCATGTTCCTCATCTCCGCCACCTACGAGATGTACGACGATTACGGCGCGGGCGTTTCCGCGCTCTCGTTCGCCCCGTTCTATCTCGCGATCTTCGGCGTGCCGGTGTTCGCCGTGACGGTCCTCGTCAAGTGGCTCTTCGTCGGGCGCTATCAGTCGGGCGAGCATCCGATGTGGACGCCGTTCGTGTGGCGGAGCGAAGCCGTGACCTCGATCTACGAGAGCCTCGCCGTGCCCTACTTCCTGGGCGCCCTGCGCGGCACCCCGTTCCTGTCGCCCTGCATGCGGCTGCTCGGCGTGAAGGTCGGCAAGCAGGTGTTCTGGGATACGACGGACATCACCGAGTTCGACGTCGTGTCGATCGGCGACAACGCGGCGCTCAACGAGGATTGCGGTCCGCAGACCCACCTCTTCGAGGATCGCGTGATGAAGATCGGCCCGGTCGAGATCGGTGCCCATGCTGTCATCGGCGCCCGCTCGATCGTGCTCTACGGCGCCCGCATCGAAGAGGGGGCCCGGCTCGGCGCCTCCTCGCTCGCCATGAAGGGCGAGACCCTGCCCGCCGGCACCGCCTGGGCCGGCTCCCCGGCGCAGGCGGTGTAA
- a CDS encoding type 1 glutamine amidotransferase domain-containing protein, with amino-acid sequence MTDITKAKIVIVATDGYEQSELEVPLRKLKEAGATVEVAAPAGTRNPGEILGWDEKDWGRPVKIDKGLDSIRAADYDALVLPGGQINPDKLRLEPKAVELVKEFVNAGKVVAAICHGPWLLVEAGVAKGRRLTSYKSIKTDVKNAGGIWVDEEVVTDRGVVTSRSPADLDAFVGKIIEEISEGAHQRPAVA; translated from the coding sequence ATGACCGACATCACCAAGGCGAAGATCGTCATCGTGGCGACCGACGGATACGAGCAATCCGAGCTCGAGGTGCCGCTGCGCAAGCTCAAGGAGGCTGGCGCGACCGTCGAGGTCGCCGCGCCGGCGGGCACCCGTAATCCCGGCGAGATCCTCGGCTGGGACGAGAAGGATTGGGGCCGCCCGGTGAAGATCGACAAGGGTCTCGATTCGATCCGCGCCGCCGATTACGACGCGCTCGTGCTGCCGGGCGGCCAGATCAACCCGGACAAGCTGCGCCTCGAGCCGAAAGCGGTCGAACTGGTCAAGGAATTCGTCAACGCTGGCAAAGTCGTCGCGGCGATCTGCCATGGCCCGTGGCTGCTCGTCGAGGCCGGGGTCGCCAAGGGGCGCCGGCTGACATCCTACAAATCGATCAAGACCGACGTGAAGAATGCCGGCGGCATCTGGGTCGACGAGGAGGTCGTCACCGACCGGGGCGTCGTCACGAGCCGCTCGCCCGCCGACCTCGACGCCTTCGTCGGCAAGATCATCGAGGAGATCAGCGAGGGCGCCCACCAGCGGCCGGCGGTCGCCTGA
- a CDS encoding 6,7-dimethyl-8-ribityllumazine synthase produces MNQIDRSFSTTSDKPASSGKPVRFAFVQSLWHRDIVDQAREGFKAEIARRGLAASAVDYFEVPGAFELPLHAKVLAETGLYAGIVCAGFVVDGGIYRHDFVADAVISGFMRVQLDTGVPVFSVVLTPHHFHEHEEHRAYFTRHFVIKGGEAAHACLETAAALAKVRAIVPA; encoded by the coding sequence ATGAATCAGATCGATCGATCCTTTTCCACTACGTCTGACAAGCCGGCGTCGTCCGGGAAGCCGGTGCGGTTCGCCTTCGTGCAATCGCTCTGGCACCGCGACATCGTCGATCAGGCGCGCGAAGGCTTTAAAGCCGAAATCGCCCGCCGCGGTCTCGCCGCGTCCGCGGTCGATTATTTCGAAGTGCCCGGCGCCTTCGAACTGCCGCTCCATGCCAAGGTGCTCGCTGAAACCGGCCTCTATGCCGGCATCGTCTGCGCCGGCTTCGTCGTCGACGGTGGCATCTACCGCCATGACTTCGTCGCCGATGCCGTGATCTCGGGCTTCATGCGCGTGCAGCTCGATACCGGCGTGCCGGTCTTCTCGGTGGTGCTGACGCCGCATCATTTCCACGAGCACGAAGAGCACCGCGCCTATTTCACCCGCCATTTCGTCATCAAGGGCGGCGAGGCGGCCCACGCCTGCCTGGAGACCGCCGCGGCGCTCGCCAAGGTCAGGGCGATCGTTCCGGCCTGA
- the ssuD gene encoding FMNH2-dependent alkanesulfonate monooxygenase produces the protein MSTPDKPIDLYWYLPTHGDGPYLGTDARHRPATFGYLRDIAQAVDRLGFSGVLLPTGTRCEDAWITAAALIPTTERLRFLVALRPGSGTPALFARHAAALDRISGGRALFNVVAGADPADLAGDGIALGHDERYAQTDEFLTIWRQILSGEPVDFHGEHLWAKGTDISFPPIQRPHPPLWFGGSSDAGIAVAAKHADVYLSWGEPIDLLSEKLDRVRAKAAETERTVRFGLRIHLIVRETEAEAWAAADRLISHVTDDLVAEAQREFLTVSESVGQKRMSALHKGRRDNLVIGPNLWAGLGLVRGGAGTALVGNPANVAARLREYREAGIETVIASAYPHLEEAFNVAELLFPELGIAGAQVLKERGWDLEFGRGGGGLKVSAS, from the coding sequence ATGTCCACGCCCGATAAGCCGATCGACCTCTATTGGTATCTCCCGACGCACGGCGACGGTCCCTATCTCGGCACCGACGCGCGCCACCGCCCGGCGACGTTCGGCTATCTGCGCGACATCGCACAGGCCGTGGACCGGCTCGGATTCTCGGGCGTGCTGCTGCCGACGGGCACCCGCTGCGAGGACGCCTGGATCACCGCCGCCGCGCTGATCCCGACCACGGAGCGGCTGCGCTTCCTGGTCGCGCTCCGGCCCGGCAGCGGAACGCCGGCCCTGTTTGCCCGCCACGCCGCCGCCCTCGACCGCATCTCCGGCGGGCGGGCGCTGTTCAACGTCGTCGCGGGCGCGGACCCGGCCGACCTCGCCGGCGACGGCATCGCCCTCGGCCACGACGAACGCTATGCCCAAACCGACGAATTCCTGACCATCTGGCGCCAGATCCTGTCGGGCGAGCCGGTCGATTTTCACGGTGAGCATCTCTGGGCCAAGGGGACGGACATCTCGTTCCCGCCCATCCAGCGGCCCCACCCGCCGTTGTGGTTCGGCGGCTCGTCGGACGCCGGCATCGCGGTCGCGGCCAAGCACGCCGACGTCTATCTGAGCTGGGGCGAGCCGATCGACCTCCTGTCCGAAAAGCTCGACCGGGTGCGCGCGAAGGCCGCCGAGACCGAGCGTACGGTCCGGTTCGGCCTGCGCATCCATCTCATCGTCCGGGAGACCGAGGCGGAGGCCTGGGCGGCGGCGGACCGGCTCATCAGCCACGTCACCGACGATCTCGTCGCCGAGGCACAGCGGGAATTCCTCACCGTCTCGGAATCGGTCGGGCAGAAGCGCATGTCGGCGCTGCACAAAGGCAGGCGGGACAATCTCGTCATCGGGCCGAACCTCTGGGCGGGGCTCGGCCTGGTGCGCGGCGGCGCCGGCACCGCGCTCGTCGGGAACCCTGCGAACGTCGCGGCCCGGCTGCGGGAATATCGCGAAGCCGGCATCGAGACGGTGATCGCCTCGGCCTATCCGCACCTCGAGGAGGCCTTCAACGTCGCGGAGCTCTTGTTCCCCGAACTCGGCATCGCCGGGGCGCAGGTGCTGAAGGAGCGCGGCTGGGATCTCGAATTCGGCCGCGGCGGCGGTGGGCTCAAGGTCTCCGCCTCGTAA
- a CDS encoding taurine ABC transporter ATP-binding protein produces MLQIRDATVTFPTRTGESVHALDRVSLDIPPDSIVVAVGASGCGKSTLLNAIAGFLPLTNGSITLDGAEIDAPGGDRGVVFQKDTLLPWATVVDNVALGLKFQGVPKRARRDRARALLALVGLEGFEERVPYELSGGMRQRVGIARALAADPKILLMDEPFGALDSLTRETMQQLLVSVWARTRSRVFFITHSIEEALVLGTEVVVMSPRPGRVIARYPIGFVRTFAETGEIGPIQSDPDFVALREEIRALIHQPTASPAHGVLQ; encoded by the coding sequence ATGCTCCAGATCCGCGATGCCACCGTCACCTTCCCGACGCGCACCGGCGAAAGCGTCCACGCGCTCGATCGCGTCTCGCTCGACATCCCCCCGGATTCGATCGTGGTCGCGGTCGGGGCGTCCGGATGCGGCAAGTCCACGCTGCTCAACGCCATCGCCGGCTTCCTGCCGCTGACGAACGGTTCGATCACCCTCGACGGGGCGGAAATCGACGCGCCGGGCGGCGATCGCGGCGTGGTGTTCCAGAAGGACACGCTCCTGCCGTGGGCGACCGTCGTCGACAATGTCGCGCTCGGCCTGAAATTTCAGGGCGTCCCGAAGCGGGCGCGCCGAGACCGGGCCCGCGCGCTCCTCGCGCTCGTCGGCCTCGAGGGGTTCGAGGAGCGGGTGCCCTACGAATTGTCGGGCGGCATGCGCCAGCGCGTCGGCATCGCCCGCGCGCTCGCCGCCGACCCGAAGATCCTCCTGATGGACGAGCCGTTCGGCGCCCTCGACAGCCTCACCCGGGAGACGATGCAGCAATTGCTCGTCTCGGTGTGGGCGCGGACGCGCAGCCGCGTGTTCTTCATCACCCACTCGATCGAGGAGGCCTTGGTGCTCGGCACCGAGGTCGTGGTGATGTCGCCGCGCCCCGGCCGGGTCATCGCGCGCTATCCGATCGGCTTCGTCCGCACCTTCGCCGAGACCGGGGAGATCGGCCCGATCCAGTCCGACCCGGACTTCGTCGCGCTGCGGGAGGAAATCCGCGCGCTCATTCATCAGCCGACCGCGTCCCCCGCCCACGGAGTGCTGCAATGA
- a CDS encoding ABC transporter permease subunit, whose protein sequence is MAVLFAAWFVASGSGWVSPLFLPSPAEVAQQFVDIWTLGYADGTLPQHIASSLGRILLALAVSIAVGIPLGLAMGLNRWAKGIFSVPIDLYWGLPPLAYLPLLIIWLGIGEVSKVVLLTLSAFAPIVFSAQAGVRAVPAERLNAALALGANRRQLFLDIILPSALPEILTGIRIAIAAAWSTLVAAELIAARSGLGYMIMSASNFLATDVVFVGLIIIAALSFAFSGGMRWIERRFVPWKGKL, encoded by the coding sequence ATGGCCGTCCTCTTCGCGGCTTGGTTCGTGGCGTCCGGCAGCGGTTGGGTCTCCCCCCTGTTCCTGCCCTCGCCCGCCGAGGTCGCGCAACAATTCGTCGACATCTGGACCCTCGGCTATGCCGACGGCACGCTTCCGCAACACATCGCCTCGAGCCTCGGGCGCATTCTGTTGGCGCTCGCCGTTTCGATCGCGGTCGGCATTCCCCTCGGCCTCGCGATGGGGCTGAACCGATGGGCGAAGGGCATCTTCTCGGTCCCGATCGATCTCTATTGGGGTCTGCCGCCGCTCGCCTATCTGCCGCTCCTCATTATCTGGCTCGGCATCGGCGAGGTGTCGAAGGTGGTGCTGCTGACGCTGTCCGCCTTCGCCCCGATCGTGTTCTCGGCCCAGGCCGGGGTGCGGGCCGTGCCGGCCGAGCGCCTCAACGCCGCGCTCGCCCTCGGGGCCAACCGGCGCCAGCTCTTCCTCGACATCATCCTGCCGTCGGCCCTGCCGGAGATCCTCACCGGCATCCGCATCGCCATCGCGGCGGCATGGTCGACCTTGGTCGCGGCCGAGCTGATCGCCGCCCGGTCGGGCCTCGGCTACATGATCATGTCGGCCTCCAACTTCCTCGCGACCGACGTCGTCTTCGTCGGGCTCATCATCATCGCCGCCCTCTCGTTCGCCTTCTCCGGCGGCATGCGCTGGATCGAGCGCCGCTTCGTTCCCTGGAAAGGCAAGCTCTGA